Part of the Nothobranchius furzeri strain GRZ-AD chromosome 2, NfurGRZ-RIMD1, whole genome shotgun sequence genome, AGAGCTGTAATTAGACACTCAACACCGTCTGGTTGTGTTGCAACAtgtccaaaacaaacaaacaactccctccatataaataaacaaaagagAAATGATTGAGGGAGGTGTATCCAAAGCTGCCAGTGCTACCTAACTTTGTTTTATGCCAAAATGACAAAAATGGCATTACTAGCCTTTGTGTTTGTCaacattattgttgttgttgttgtgaaaTCAAAGGGTCTGAGCCTTACGTTGATGACATTGTTAGTATTGAAGAGATGACATCTCCTCTTATTTAGTGGTCCAACTAAATGTCCATTTCCACACAGGCCGTCCAGATTTATTATCAGATTTGTGACTTTCCAGGTTTAACATGAGTGGTCAGAGTCCAGCAGTGGACAAAGGGATGAACACGGTCCTCGTCTGCCAGGAGAGCTACGCCTGCGGAGGCTCGGATGAGGCTTATTTTGAGTGTGACGAATGCGGCAGCTTGCAGTGCGTCCGCTGTGAGCTGGAGCTTCATCGCCAGGAGCGCATGAAGAATCACGACCGGGTTCGGATCACGCCAGGCCATGTTCCTTTCTGTGACTCCTGCAAAGGGGATGGCGGCTGTGCCGTCAGACTCCGAGCAGTGGTGCGCTGCCAGGGTTGTAAGATCAACCTATGTGTGGACTGCCAGAAGCGCACTCACAGTGGAGTCAACAAGAGGAAGCACCCTCTGACAGCTTATCCGCCTGCCAAAGCTCCTCAGGAGAGCAGCGTGACTGCTGGGGAGTCGGAGATGGAGATCCTCAAATCCAAGCTGGAGAAGGTCTGCAGCTTCCTGTTAGTTGATGAGAGGGAGGAGATGAAGGTAGGGATCTAAAAGTTTAGTTAACATCTCACGGCTTCTTCTTTTTAAATGTTACGGTGATTAAACCACCTGGTGTGGGTTCTCAGGTGAAAGACGAGGAGGAATTTGTCGACAGACTGGCCTGTGATCCTGATGAGCTTCTCAAGGTGGTCTCTATATTTGGCAACACTGGGGAAGGCAAATCTCACACCCTGAACCACACCTTCTTTCTTGGAAGGGAAGTGTTCAAGACCTCCCCCACCCAAGAGTCATGCACTGTGGGTGTTTGGGCAGCTTTGGACCCTTTGCACAGGGTCGTCATCATCGACACAGAAGGCTTACTTGGGGCTGGTATGGAACAAATACCTGATCTGGCTAAAATTCTGATGTACACATACACATAATAACCATTCCCTCATTGTCTTCCTCTTTTTAGGAGCTAATCAGGGTCAGCGAACACGGCTGCTCCTCAAGGTCCTGGCCATCTCTGATGTGGTTATCTATCGGACGCATGCCGACCGTCTCCATGACGATCTCTTCAAGTTCCTGGGTGATGCATCGGACGCCTACCTGAAGCATTTTACACGGGAGCTGAAAGCGACCACCACCCGGTGTGGACTAGACGTTCCGTTGTCGACTCTGGGCCCAGCAGTTATCATTTTCCATGAAACCGTTCACACCAAACTCCTGGGATCAGGTTTCCACCTTGCTTTAAGCCTTGTTTGAATTAAAACATTTCCTGCAGAATGACAATGTTGTCCTTTTTctctgtgtgtttttgttgtcCAAATTCAGACAAACCATCGGAATCGTCCGAACGTCTGCTCCAGGAGCGTTTCAGGAAACTCGGCTTGTTTCCCGAAGCTTTCAGCTCAGTCCAGTACCGCGGAACTCGGACCTACAACCCTCCTACAGACTTCAGCGGTTTGCTGCGCAGCCTGGAGCACCAACTGGATAACAACACCACCCGATCACCACGTTCTGCGAGCGTCATCTTTAAGGCGCTGCAGGTAAGCGTGATAATTCAAGGCCtgattttaaaggggcattatggaagtctgacagccaaaacatgtatagaaatgataatcaaagaaataataaatgtcttcttcatacattctcctgcaatgccctggtcctgtaggatgagccctggcatttttactgtgattgcctgtttttctgtaaaatcacagaaaaagagagctgctcgggtcgagcaggctgcttcatgcgcgttcacgctcaggcatcgcccgtagcatttgctatccgtagctttagcagcagagagagaggcagtgccactttgtcgctgttcctaacgcctagtgacaaagctagctacatttctgaggacccttagctactttctgtagaactttcttctagatatttcctgcaaattagcaacaaaatagccatttttgctccgaaccgttctttggtttgaccatggacgtaatttggggggggggggggggggggggggggacaggggggacatgccccccccccccactttttccaaagtcaagttttgacccctgcactttttaccatccaaaaacaatattacactatattaaattgacactggttcagctctaggaccaagcggaaaacaaccgtttgtgttgaagccggtttcccattagaacatactgtaaagaaacccccgtgtcccccccacttttaaactgaaaattacatccatgggttTGACGTTATTTCAGCTGtcctcaaggatataaaagttacagatactgtaaatgctactagagtgtagctcacctagtaagacgtctgactctcatgcagaagacctgggtttgattctgggtgtgaacatagttaatttagagtttcttttatacattaatggtatattttattACAGTAAGATGACCAAATTTTTatctgagactcgccgaacggcattgaattcacagataaaaaagatgtgggttcaactttcattctggaacaatttttcaagcaagggaagggaatgatctgagcatgcaggaggactgacccatcataaacctttgtcggctgtgctgaagagaaaggtacagaaccaaattatttaattaattagctgcgtgttctcctgtcctctgtcctccgggccccacacacacacacacacacacacacacacacacacacacacgcacacacacacacacacacacacacacacacacacacacacacacacacacacacacacacacacacacacacacacacacacagctgactgtctcagctgttattttcattaaggagtgtgcacgtacagcatgcgcgcctcgtgcacgagcctactattgaagctgccgttatgcttttggcctgagtggggcgatcacgagcataaaaattcaaaagtccgtaaagtccctttaaggttaCGGAATATTTCCTTTTACTAACCACCTCCCTTTTTCAGGCCTTGAGTGAGAGCTTCAGTGGAGACATTCCAGATGAACATTTGACCAGTAACTCCTTCTTTCCTGATGAGTACTTCACCTGCTCCAGCATCTGTCTCAGCTGTGGGTACGTGTCTCTCTGCTCTCCTAAGAATAACCCACGATTGTCCGGTTAACAGCTTTCAGATCTAATCTAAACGTCTAAATACTAATAATTTTCATCGTTGTTCGGACATTTCTGGACCTAATAGTTGATCTCCAACGTGCAGGTCGGGCTGCAAGAGTAGCATGAATCACCTAAAAGAAGAGCTCGACCACGAAGCCAAACATCGCTGCCGCTTCTCTGCGCAGTATGATAACCGCATCTACACATGCAAGGCAAGTACAAGCAGAGCAGCACGTGGAAAATATTCCAGTTTTTTCAGACTCTGAGTGATGGTGCTGAAACTATTCAGGCCTGCTACGAGGGAGGAAAGGAAGTCATAGTGGTTCCCAAAACGACAGCCTCCTCGGACTCTCCGTGGTTTGGCTTGGCCATCTATGCTTGGTCAGGGTGAGTTCACACAGCTGGAAAATGCAGCATGCCGGTGTCATTTTGATGCCGAAActgagtttttttgtttttgtccagATATGTAATCGAGTGTCCCAACTGTGGAGTGATCTACAGAAGCAGGCAGTATTGGTACGGAAACCAGGATCCAGTGGAAACAGTGGTCAGGACAGAGATCCAGCACATCTGGCCAGGGGTGAGAGAGAAAGCTTTTATATTTCTGTAATTAAAGTGAGTCACGCTTGAATAAAGACGAATTAAACCAGTTTTTACTACATTTTGTCACATCATTGCAGTCGGATGGCTTTTTGAAAGACAACAACAATGCTGCTCAGAGGTTGCTGGACGGCGTCAAATACATTTCTCAGTCCGTGTCTGAGCTCAGTGTCAAACCTGCCAAAGCCGTCACCTCCTGGATCACAGACCAGATCGCCCCCACATACTGGACACCCAACTCGCTTATCCTGGTACTAAAACATAAAAGAGCCTCAACACTTGTAAATATTgtgcctgcttcaagtgtttttcCCCTTTTCCGGTTGTGGTAGAATTGTCATAAATGTGGGGAGGAGTTTCAGCTCAATGGCACCAAGCACCACTGCCGGGCCTGTGGAGAGGGTTTCTGTGACACCTGCTCTTCTAAAACCCGTCCGGTCCCAGAAAGGGGGTGGGGCCTTGCACCTGTTCGAGTCTGTGATGCCTGTTTCCACAACAGGGGAATTCCTACAGGTAAGCAAATAAATCCACATATGTAAATGAACCTCGCCTGCACCAGTACATCCTGGTTACGTTTTGTTGCGTTAGTTTCCTGAGTGCAGCTGGGTTGcgtttgatgtttttgttttgtagagTTACTGGATGCTGCATTAGAGGAGGAGGGAGGCACCCTGATAGCCAGGAAGGTTGGGGAGGCAGTTCAGAACACATTTGGTGCTGTGGTCGGTGCCATTGACATACCGCTTGGTGAGTATTGCTTCTGTGCAGAATAGTAGAAGAAATTTGTGTAACGAGTTGGAATTAAGAGTCCTTTAAACATTCCATATTACCATTCGGCATTCCTGAATCTAAAAATTTGTTGAATGATTAGAGTGTCCGTTTGGATTCAGTCGCTTGCTCCTTCCTTTGTTCCCAGGCCTGGTAAAGGACGCAGCTCGCCCAGCCTACTGGGTCCCAGATCAGGACATCCACTCCTGCTGCACGTGCCAAAGGGAGTTTGCTCCACGTCTCTCCATCCACCACTGTCGCGCCTGTGGCCAGGGCGTGTGTGACGACTGCTCGCAGGAACGCCGCCCTGTCCCATCCCGAGGCTGGGACCACCCGGTGCGGGTCTGCGACGGCTGCAGCCAGAAATCTGGAGAGCTCTAGCAGGACAGGAAGCAGGAATCTGTGTTTAAGACACAAATCCGACACAAACAGACTTTTCTCGCTGGCCTTATATAAGTTGGactaatgttttcattttttgtaaCACCGGTATCACGTCATTTCAGTTCCTTGATCTCATTTAATGAGGCTAAAAAACACCCCGTCGAAGTGAGAATTTTATAGAGAAACAAGAATCCTGCTTGTTCACAGCTATGTTCAGCTCTAAAATGTGCATGTAGACACTTAAGTCCTTCCGCTCTTTGACAATCCCTCTCAATGGAACAGCTAGCATCGTCTGTCTTAGTCTAGAACTGTTTAGATCTTTTAAAAAGGAAAGATTGACTGGATGTA contains:
- the zfyve1 gene encoding zinc finger FYVE domain-containing protein 1 yields the protein MSGQSPAVDKGMNTVLVCQESYACGGSDEAYFECDECGSLQCVRCELELHRQERMKNHDRVRITPGHVPFCDSCKGDGGCAVRLRAVVRCQGCKINLCVDCQKRTHSGVNKRKHPLTAYPPAKAPQESSVTAGESEMEILKSKLEKVCSFLLVDEREEMKVKDEEEFVDRLACDPDELLKVVSIFGNTGEGKSHTLNHTFFLGREVFKTSPTQESCTVGVWAALDPLHRVVIIDTEGLLGAGANQGQRTRLLLKVLAISDVVIYRTHADRLHDDLFKFLGDASDAYLKHFTRELKATTTRCGLDVPLSTLGPAVIIFHETVHTKLLGSDKPSESSERLLQERFRKLGLFPEAFSSVQYRGTRTYNPPTDFSGLLRSLEHQLDNNTTRSPRSASVIFKALQALSESFSGDIPDEHLTSNSFFPDEYFTCSSICLSCGSGCKSSMNHLKEELDHEAKHRCRFSAQYDNRIYTCKACYEGGKEVIVVPKTTASSDSPWFGLAIYAWSGYVIECPNCGVIYRSRQYWYGNQDPVETVVRTEIQHIWPGSDGFLKDNNNAAQRLLDGVKYISQSVSELSVKPAKAVTSWITDQIAPTYWTPNSLILNCHKCGEEFQLNGTKHHCRACGEGFCDTCSSKTRPVPERGWGLAPVRVCDACFHNRGIPTELLDAALEEEGGTLIARKVGEAVQNTFGAVVGAIDIPLGLVKDAARPAYWVPDQDIHSCCTCQREFAPRLSIHHCRACGQGVCDDCSQERRPVPSRGWDHPVRVCDGCSQKSGEL